The sequence GGTCAAGAACAGACTGGTCTGTACAATTTCAGGCTCATTGCCATAAACGGGACTGTGGTTCTGAGAGAATAAAATGCATCAACCTCACAATTCTGTAAAGATTAATGGAGCGCTTTTGAGAAAATGTGggtggctctgaaaagagccgtTGGTTTTAAGCAGAATTCAGGCAGTTTATTTGGAGCTGGTATACTTGGTAACTGCTTTGGTGCCCTCGGACACAGCGTGCTTGGCCAACTCACCAGGTAACAGGAGCCTCACAGCAGTTTGGATCTCCCGGGAAGAAATAGTGGAGCGCTTGTTATAATGAGCCAACCGAGAAGACTCTCCGGCAATGCGCTCGAAGATGTCGTTCACAAACGAATTCATGATTCCCATTGCCTTAGAAGAAATGCCCGTATCGGGATGAACTTGCTTCAGTACCTTGTACACATAGATGGAATAACTTTCCTTCCTGGACTTTCTGCGTTTCTTTCCTCCCTTCGCCTGGCTCTTAGAAACGGCTTTCTTAGAGCCCTTCTTAGGAGCAGGAGCAGCTTTCGGCTCAGGCATTGCTGTTAAAGCGTAGCGATGAGAAACTAAACAGCGAAACTCCCCGGGTTCCTCATTTTAAAGGCGGCCATGCAAATAGCAAGCGCCGCAGAGTTAAAACGTGGCCACCAACGACATACGAGCCGCTGTTTCCTTCATTTCAGACACGACCGTTAAGTTATGAATGAGTCAAAATTCGCGCGCACTTTTTTATTGGGCTCTGTGTTTTAAAAAGT comes from Polypterus senegalus isolate Bchr_013 chromosome 14, ASM1683550v1, whole genome shotgun sequence and encodes:
- the LOC120543524 gene encoding histone H2B 5-like, whose amino-acid sequence is MPEPKAAPAPKKGSKKAVSKSQAKGGKKRRKSRKESYSIYVYKVLKQVHPDTGISSKAMGIMNSFVNDIFERIAGESSRLAHYNKRSTISSREIQTAVRLLLPGELAKHAVSEGTKAVTKYTSSK